The Rhizobium indicum genome has a segment encoding these proteins:
- a CDS encoding alpha/beta hydrolase, giving the protein MFGSLTAGPIRRLLPCLALVVLAGCGGHPKNVLFPVADTVPDTSRVDMLVATTRARSTVPGEMFTGERARTPSFAQMRVSLPKVRNEGDVAWPKRLPSNPETDFATLKADELSLEAAKGWLNASVKRNRDHSVLVFIHGFNNRFEDSVYRFAQIVHDSNVRSTPVLVTWPSRGSLLAYGYDRESTNYTRNALETLFQYLAKDGTVKEVNVLAHSMGNWLALEALRQMAIRNGGLPAKFKNVMLAAPDVDVDVFRSQIEDMGAPHPQFTLFVSRDDKALAFSRRVWGNIPRLGSIDPETAPYKTELADYKVSVIDLTKIKVSDDLNHSKFAESPEVVQLIGARLSEGQTLTDSRVGLGDTILAGTTSVAAAAGSAAGLVLTAPVAVLDADTRSNYANHVGGLTGQDSGTQKIAVKNCPATPTDPACRKQR; this is encoded by the coding sequence TTGTTTGGTTCGTTGACTGCTGGTCCTATCCGGCGACTTCTTCCATGCCTCGCGCTGGTCGTGCTCGCGGGCTGCGGCGGACATCCGAAGAACGTGCTGTTCCCCGTTGCGGACACCGTGCCGGATACCAGTCGCGTCGACATGCTGGTCGCGACCACCCGCGCCCGATCGACTGTTCCCGGCGAGATGTTCACGGGCGAGCGCGCCCGGACGCCGTCCTTCGCGCAGATGAGAGTTTCGCTGCCCAAGGTCCGCAACGAGGGCGACGTCGCCTGGCCCAAGAGGCTCCCTTCAAATCCGGAGACCGACTTCGCCACGCTGAAGGCCGACGAACTCAGTCTCGAGGCGGCGAAAGGCTGGCTGAACGCCTCGGTCAAAAGGAACCGCGACCACAGCGTCCTTGTCTTCATCCACGGCTTCAACAACCGCTTTGAGGACAGCGTCTACCGCTTCGCTCAAATCGTCCACGATTCCAATGTCCGCAGCACGCCGGTGCTTGTGACCTGGCCATCGCGCGGCAGCCTGCTCGCCTACGGTTATGACCGCGAGAGCACCAACTACACGCGCAACGCGCTCGAGACGCTGTTCCAGTATCTCGCCAAAGACGGCACCGTGAAGGAAGTCAACGTGCTCGCCCACTCGATGGGCAACTGGCTGGCGCTGGAAGCGCTCCGGCAGATGGCGATCCGCAACGGCGGTCTTCCGGCGAAGTTCAAGAACGTCATGCTGGCCGCTCCGGACGTCGATGTAGACGTCTTCCGGTCGCAGATCGAGGACATGGGTGCCCCCCATCCGCAGTTCACGCTCTTCGTCTCGCGCGACGACAAGGCGCTTGCCTTCTCGCGGCGGGTCTGGGGCAACATCCCGCGGCTTGGTTCGATCGATCCGGAAACCGCGCCGTACAAGACCGAACTTGCCGACTATAAGGTATCGGTGATCGATCTGACCAAGATCAAGGTCAGCGACGACCTCAATCACAGCAAGTTCGCGGAATCGCCTGAAGTCGTCCAGCTCATCGGCGCGCGGCTGTCGGAAGGGCAGACGCTGACCGACAGCCGGGTCGGCCTTGGCGACACGATCCTTGCAGGGACGACGAGCGTGGCGGCGGCGGCCGGAAGCGCCGCAGGCCTCGTACTGACCGCCCCCGTCGCGGTGCTCGACGCCGATACTCGCAGCAACTACGCCAATCATGTCGGCGGTCTGACCGGACAAGATAGCGGAACGCAGAAGATCGCGGTCAAGAACTGCCCGGCGACGCCGACCGACCCGGCGTGCCGGAAGCAGCGATAG